The window CCGATCCCCATGGACATCAGACGCCTCAAATCTTTCATCGTGATCGTCGACAGCGGCAGCATCACGCGAGCGGCGGATCTTTTGCATATCGCCCAGCCGGCTCTGAGCCAGCAGCTCGCGGCGCTGGAGGAGCATTTCGGCCATAAGCTGCTGATCCGCAGCCAGCAGGGCGTCAGCATGACCGATGCCGGGCACGCGGTATATCGCCATGCCCAGATCATCCTTCGGCAGATGGAACAGGCGCAGGCCGATGCATCGGCGGCGGGCAATTCGCTTGCCGGGCGCGTCTCGGTCGGTCTCGTGCCGTTCAGCAGCGCGGCGACGCTTTCCGTCGACCTTTTGGCGGAAACCCGCAAACGGCATCCCGGCATTCTGCTGCACCTGACCGAAAGCGTTGGCCAGACCTACAGCCAGATGATCATGAACGGCCGGCTGGAAATGGCGCTTCTGCATGGAACCGGACCGATCAAGGGCGTGCGCTTCGAACCGATCCTCAGCGAAGAGTTTTTCCTGGTCGCCCATCGCGACTTTGCCATCGAAGCGGATGCGAAACCCGTTCCGGTCCACGCTCTCGACGGAATACCGCTGCTGCTGCCGCCGGCCTATAATTTCGTCCGCCGGGCGGTCGATACCGCCTTCAGCCGCACGCGCACCAATCTGAAGGTCGTGGCGGAAGTCGAAATCGTCCGCACGCTCGCCCGCGCGGTCGGTAGCGGCCTCGGCGCGACGATAATGCCGAAGGCGATTGCCGATCGCATCGTCTCGGAATCGAGCGAGCCGCTGATCTGCCGGCTCGTCTCGCCGCGTATCGATGAAACCCTGTCGCTCTGCGTTTCCGAGCAGAACCCGCTGTCGGAGCCGGCGCTTGCCGTTCGCGACATCCTTCTCGAGTTGACGGCGCGGCTGAAAGCTTGAGGTAGCTGCCGGTCAGCGCATATCCTTGCAGAACTGAGCGATGCGCGCGCAGCCTTCACTGAGTTTTTCCATGCTTGTCGCGTAGGAAATACGGAAGAAGGGGCTCATTCCGTAAGCCGCGCCTTGCACGGTCGCGACGCGATGTTCGTCCACCAGCGCCATGACGAAATCGATGTCGGTCTCGATCTTGCGCCCGCCCTTGCTGGTCCTGCCGATCAGCCCCGATATGTTGGGGTAGATATAGAAGGCGCCGTCGGGCCGGTGACAGCGCAGCCCTTCCACCTCCGACAATTTGTCGAGGACGAAGTCGCGTCTTTCCTTGTAGATCGCCGCACGCTCCTTCAGGAGGTCCTGAGGTCCGTCGAGTGCCGCGGTTGCCGCCGCCTGGGTAAGCGTCGCGATGCCGCCGCCATTCTGGCCGTTGACGTTGCTGACAGCCGAGATCAGCTCTTTCGGCCCGGCGCAAAAGCCGAGCCGCCAGCCGGTCATCGCGTAAGCCTTGGAGACGCCGTTCATCGTCAGGACGCGATCGTACAGTCTCGGCTCGACTTCCGCGATCGTGCAGAACTGGAAGTCGTCATAGACGAGGTGCTCGTAGATGTCGTCGGTCATGATCCAGACGTTGGGGTGTCGCAGCATGACCTCGGCGATGGCGGCCATCTCCGCCCGGGAGCAGGCTGCTCCGGTCGGATTGTTCGGGAAATTTAGGAAGAGCCATTTGGTGCGCGGCGTGATCGCCGCCTCCAGATCCTCCGGGCGAAGCTTGAAGCCGGTCTGCTCGTGGCAGGGGACGGCAACCGGCACGCCGCCGGCGAATTTGACGATGTCGGCATAGCTGACCCAGGAGGGCGTCGGGATGACGACCTCGTCGCCCGGATTGCAGGTCGCCAGCATGGAGTTAAAGATCACCTGCTTGCCGCCGCCGGAGACGACGATCTGGCTGGCATCATAGTCGAGATTGTTGTCGCGCTTGAACTTTTTGATGATGGCGGATTTGAGCGCCGGCGTGCCGTCCATCGGTGGATATTTCGTATCGCCGGTAAGCGCTGCCGCATGGGCCGCCTCGATCGCGTGCGCCGGAGTGGGGAAATCCGGCTCGCCGGAGGAGAGGCTGACGACCTTGATCCCTTTGGCGGCCAACTCGCGGGCGCGCTGGGTCATGGCGGCGGATGCTGAAATGGAGACGTTTTTCAGGCGGTCGGCGATGACGGACATCGGTATGGTCCTTCGATGAGGGATTGAGACGAGAGACCGCCCGCAGGCGATCGGGATTGCGTTATTCAGCGAGTTCGGCGGCAGGTGCGAGGGTGGCGCCCGTGGCTTCGATTTCACCGCGCACGATGCCGGCAAGCTCGAGGGCGCCCGGCGTGTCGCTGTGAACGAGGATGGAGCGCGCCGGCATGGCGATTACGCCGCCGTCAATCGTCTCGACGCTGCCGTCGAGGAGGAATTTCCGCACACGGGCGCGTACGGCGGCTTCGTCCTTGATGACGGCACCCGGCAGTCCGCGCGCTACAAGCCTGCCGCCGGCGTCATAGGCCCGATCCGCGAGGAAAAGCGCCAGCGTTTTGAGGCGCGCGCGTTTCGCCGCCTGCTCGATCTCGCTGCCTGACGTGACGAAGACGACGAGACTGGGATCGACGGTTTCGATCGCATCCATCATCAGGTCAGCGAGGACAGGGTCGCGGTTGACCATATTGCCCATGGCGGCATGGAAGCTGATATGAGAGACGGTGACCTGCTCGACTTTGGCGATCGCCATCAGCGCACCGAGTTGGTAGAGCATCTGCTGGCGAAGCTCGTCCGCCTGGAAGGGTATTTCACGCCGGCCGAAGCCCAGCCGGTCGGGCAGGCCGGGATGGGCGCCGATGCCGACGCCATTCTGTTTTGCCAGCCGTACCATACGCCCCATCGTTTCGGGGTCGCCGCCGTGGAAACCGCAAGCGATATTGGCCGAGGAGACGATTTTCATCATCGCTTCGTCATCGCACAGCCGGTAGGGACCAAATCCTTCGCCCATGTCGGAATTTAGATCGATCTTCATCCGTTCCTCCTTTTGCCTCCCTTAGGCCATCGCCTTCAGGGCACGCTTGACCATCCCGGATGTCAGCCTGACATCCTCGACATAGCGGGTGACGGCCTGTTCGATCGCGCGCGCTTCCGCATGCGTCGAGCGGACGAATTTCAGGCGGGCGCCGATGCGAGCCTGACCGAGCCGCCAGAGGTCGCATTCGATCACGCCGGCGATCTTCGGATAGCCGCCGGCGGTATTCGCATCGCTCATCTGCACGATCGGTTCGCCGCCGGGCGGAACCTGGATCACGCCGGGCACGACGCCATGAGAGCGCATCTCGATGGTGGCGGTCGGCGTGATCGGCTCGCCGGAGAGGCGGTAGCCCGTGCGGTCGCTGCGCGAGGAAATCCGCCAGATCTGGCTCCAGAAGGCTTCACCGTCTCCGGCGAAAAGACCATGCTCGCCGGCAGGCAGGGCGCGGATCGGCAGCACGCCATCGACGGGCGCCGGGAAGACCTCATGCAGTGCCACGGCCGGCTCGATGACGGCGAGGCCCGGCAGCATGGCAATCTCCAAGTCCTCGCCGACCGCGATCCGATCGCCCTTCGCCAGCGGCCGGCCGGCATTACCGCCGAAGCCGCCGCGCAGCGACGTGCTTCGCGACCCCATGACGACGGGAATGTCCAGCCCGCCCCCGACCGAAATATAGGCGCGCGCCAGCCGCGGGGGCTGCTTCAATTCGAGAACCTGTCCGGGCTCTGCCACATAGGCGCACCAGGGAATGAGTTCCGATCCATTAAGGTGAGGATTGCCGTCTGTACCGGTCACGGTAAAGACGGTGCGGCTCTCGAAACGCAGGCTGAACGGGAAGGTCTGCACCTCGATAACCGCGGCATTCTCGTCATTGCCGACGAGAATATTACCGATCCTGACCGCAAGCGGATCCATCGCGCCGCTCGCCGACACGCCGATATCACGATAGCCGGGGCGTCCCAGATCCTGCACCGTGTTGAAGGGCCCGCTTTCCAAGATCTCGATCATAGCTCGATCCTCGCTGGCAGGAACCGCACCGTGTCTCCGGGCGCCATCATGGCAGGGTTCGGCGCGGTCGGATCGAACATCTCAAGCGTCGCGAAGCCGATGGAATTCCAGCCATTGGGGCCGGTCAGCATGGCGACGCCGGTTTGCATGCCGCCGATGGTCACGCAGCCCTTCGACATCTTCAGCGACGGCACGGTCTTTCGCGGCATGTAGATGCGCGGATCGAGGCCATGCAGATAACCGAAACCCGGCGCGCTGCCCAAGGCGAAGACACGATACGTGGCTTCATGATGGATGCGGACGACCTCGTGATCGCTCAAGCCGGAGAGATCGCAAAGGGCCGGAAGATCGGTCGCATGTTCGCCGCCGTAATGGACGGGGACCTTAATGGTCTTGCCGTTGAGATCGATGCTCTGCGCATTCTCCCATGCCTCCAGCAGCCGGGCGACCACCGCATCGGGATCTTCGGGCGTCTCCTTGAAGATCACCAACAGATTGGTCATCCCGGGAATATTTTCGGCAAGGTCATCCCAACCCCTCACCGTCCGGGACAGCGCCCAGATCCGCCGCTGCGCGATGAGATTGAAATCGCCTGGCGCCTCCAGCAGGAAGGATCTAGCGCCGATCGAGGAAACGCGCGCCCGGCTTCGGGTGGCCGGAACGATTTCGCGTCGCGATGCAGGTCTGTTCGTCGTGGCGATCATGATGGCAGCTCGATTTCGAACAGAGGGTCACCGAAGCCGACCAGGTCGTCGGGCTCGACGAGCAGCCTGGTCAAGACACCGGAACGGCCGCCGCGAAGCGGAAGCAGCACATGCCCTACCCTGATGAAGCCGAGCACACTGGCATCGGATACAAAGCGCGGCAGAGTTTGAGGCGTGACGGCCGCGGGATGTTCGGCGCAGAAATGCCCTGCCATCGGCGCCTTCACGACTTCAGGTGCTGAGCCGGAAGCGCGGGGTGTGCGTTTCTGTCCGCTGATCCGGGCGCCGCCCTCCCGTGAAATGACGATACGAAGCTGCCCGTCCGGCCGGGAAATTTCGACGCCCGCCACTCTGGCGGCCGTCAGCGCGTCGGTGAGGAATGCGACGGTTGCGGGATCGCTGAAGTCGATGGCACTCATGCCGCCGTCCTCCGCAGCTTCAGCCACTGCTCGAGATAATGGATATCGGTCTCACCGCGCGCGAATGCGTGGTCCTCGAACAGGGCGCGCAGGAAGGGGATATTGGTGGCGATGCCCTCGATCTCGGTGCCGGCAAGCGCCTCGCACATTCTGGCCATTGCTTTGGGCCGCGTCGGCGCGTGGACGATCAACTTGGCGATCAGCGAATCGTAATAGGGCGACACCTTGTAACCGGGGTGAATATGGGTATCGACGCGGATGCCGGGCCCCTGCGGCAAAGCCAGATGCGTGACGACACCAGCCGACGGCAGGAAGGTGTCGGGATCTTCGGCGTTGATGCGGCATTCGAAAGAATGGCCTTCGCAGATCACCTCGCTTTGGATGAGGTTCAGAACCTCACCCTGGGCCGCCTTGATCTGCGCCTGAACGATATCGAGTCCGCTCGTCATTTCGGTGACGGGATGCTCGACCTGAAGCCGCGTGTTCATTTCGATGAAATAGAAAGCGCCGTTCTCATAGAGAAATTCGAAGGTTCCAACGCCCCGGTAGCCGATCTGCCGGCAGGCCTCGACGCAGGCCATGCCGACCGGCCGGATGATGTCGGGCGCGATTCCAGGCGCCGGCGCCTCCTCCACAACCTTCTGGTGGCGGCGCTGCATCGAGCAGTCCCGATGCCCCAGCCATACGGCATTGCCGTAGTCGTCGCAAAGAACCTGTATCTCGATATGGCGCGGATGCTGGAGGAACTTCTCCATATAGAGCGAGGGTGAGCCGAAAGCCTTGCGGGCTTCTTCCCGGGTCAGTGCGATTGCTTCATGCAACTGGTCGGCCTTCGGAACGACGCGCATGCCGCGCCCGCCGCCGCCGCCTGATGCCTTGATGATGACGGGATAGCCGATCTCCAGCGCGAGCCGCTCGACCGATGCGGGATCATCGGGCAGCGCCGTGTCCGGCCCGGGAACGCAAGGCACGCCAGCCGCCATCATCGCCCGCTTCGCCGCGATCTTATCGCCCATCGTTGCGATCGACGAAGCCGTCGGACCGATGAAGACCAGTCCTGCCTTTTCGACGGTGTCGGCGAATATCGCATTTTCCGACAGAAAACCGTAACCGGGATGAATGGCGTCCGCACCGGTCAGGCGCGCCGCGAGAAGAATGGCATCCTGATTGAGATAGCTCTTCGTCGCACTCGAAGGGCCGATGCAGAGAAACCTGTCCGCAGTTTTGCCATAGGGTGCTTGCCTGTCCGCCTCGGAGCAGATGGCGACCGTCTTGAGGCCGAGCTCGCGACAGGCGCGCTGGATCCGTGCTGCGATCTCGCCGCGATTGGCAATGAGGACAGTATCGAAGCGGCGCCCAGAGACAGCGGATTGTTGAGATGTTTCCGGCATCAGACAATCTCCGCCAGCAGGTCGCCGGTGTCGACCTCGCCCCCGTCTTTTTCGGTCAGGCGCATGATGCGCCCGGCCCGCGGTGCGGTGATCGTGTTGAAGACCTTCATCGCCTCGATGATGAAGAGCGTCTGCCCCTCCTCCACCACGTCTCCGATCGCGACAAATGGCGGTTCTCCGGGCGCCGGGGCCTTGTGCAGAACGCCGAAAACAGGCGCCGTCACCGCATGCGAGGTTTGCTCGACGCCCGAGGGCGCACTAGCGATCGGTCTCGGCTTTTGCTCGGGTTCGGCGACAGCCTCCTGGCCCGCCGCCGTTCGGAAAATCCGAACCGTCACGTCCTTTTCCGTCACGGTCAGCTCGGTAATGTTCGATCGTCCGACAAAATCGATCAGCGTCTTGATCTTCGAGAGGTCCATGTGCGTGCCCGGAATTTCAAAATTCCACCGCGCATAGCCGAAGTTTCAGATCGCCCGGTGTAGTGATTTCGTAGCACGACGGGCGGATTGATGGGGTCAGACGAAGTTTTGATGGAGCGCAGTCCGCGCTCTGTAAGCGATATCGCCGTACGTTCTTATGGCAGTCGACGCCTGCGCAAAGCGTTTTTGAAGGCGGCGCCTCCCCATCGCGCCTTTGTCACAGCCTATCTACCGGTCGCACCCGTTTGAAGGCGCGACTGGCAGACAGACTGCCAAGACAATGCTGGCCAATTGATCAACTCGGATTGAGATGATCTCTCAAGACTCAGACGATCAAAAATCCTTGTATGGCGCTCTTCTGGCCATTCAGTTTTATCACAACCCACAAGGGTGGGTCGGGTTTATCTTTGGTGGTATCGGTAGGTGGAGCGCCGAGCGCCGGCTTGGCGACGACTGGCCATACCTTGTCTGTGCTCGTAGCAGAGTCATCCCGAAGGACTTCGACGTCAACTCTGTCGCTGCCGTCCTGCTTGGTAGATACATATACATCCATCCCCTCACCGAAGCCGTGGCCTATGAGCGTGAACGGCGTTCGTGTGCGGAGCGGAGCTTGCACAGGCTTGGGGTCCAACCGGACAATTTGAAGAGTAGTTTTCGCGGGCATGTTAACCTCCCGGGTCCATCCCTATCCGTAAAATCAATCACCATCGCCCGATCTGCGAGGGATGAATCCACCTGATCTCGACATGACGCCGCCGGAGCGGGACAAGGCGCCGCCCGACCTGGACAATCCACCGCTCGCCATTCCTCGAGGATCTGTCGAGGCCTCAGCCGCGAGCAAGATTTGCTCTAGACTTCCCGTTTGGGCATCAAGCCTCATCGAGATATCGTCCTTCTCATAGATCCAAACCTTCATATCCCTGGCGAGAGCCCCGATTTGGGAGCCGAGACCTGTTCGTGCACTCGATCCTGGGGACCGAGACAACCTGTCGTATTCAATATCGCCATCGACATTCCGCGGAGGGGGATCGTCGGGATTCAGGCCGCTGCCGTGGACAACGAAGATAGCGGGTCGGCTCAATTCAACGAAAGTTCCCTCGAAAGAGAAAGCGTAGATTCGCGCGAGAGTCGCGTCGTCCGTGCTGAGTTGGCCCCTCAGAAAACCATTCGCGCCTAATGGATTTCCCATCAGCGGCTGATAAACGTCGCCTCGCAAAAGAAGGTCACTCAGTTCACGGCCGAAGAGATACACTGCTGATACGCCTAATAAGGTTTCATTGTCTGCCACGTCTGCCTCCATCTACCTGGTTATTGACCGATACCTGATCTCGACAGCAGAACTTTCTCGCGATAGCTCATCTTCGGAAGCTTCAGATGATCTCTCGGCAGCAAGATTCGCGCAGAGTGAAAATGGCTGTGATGCTCACCGCCCTTGAGGTGTGCGCCGGCATGCAGCTCGCCGATCGCTCGCCGCCCGAAGTTCCTGCTGATGATCCCGGCGAATTGGCCGCTACTTTCCTTCCGATCAACTGCAAGCATCGTTTCCGCGACGTCGCCGTAGTCCAGAAAATCGGGAGCAAGAGCCCACAAGGTTTCCGCCAGATACGTGCCGGCGATGTCTCGTGCATCGAGCAATGCTTCGACAAATCCATCCGGGTTCCGCGCAAAAGCGCGGTCGAAAGCGAGCTGTACCGGCGCCTCGGCAGCCGGGTCGAACTCGGCAATATCCGAGAGATCTTCGACGTTCCGGGAGATAAGGCCTCTCGCTACCAGGCTCTCGTGAAAAATATCGACGAGTATATCGAATATCGCACCGGTGAGTGGCTGGGAGAGCTCGTGTTCGTCCTTCCAGCCACGCGCGAATTCGGCCATCGTCCGTTTGTTGTTTGCCGAACGAATCTGACGATGCGGCGAGAATTCCGAAAAGCGCGCGAGGCGATTTGCCCGGTAAAGGTTGCCGCACGTCTCCTCGAGTACATTCTCGATCACCGACGGAAAATGCATGGCCGCGATCAGCGACACGCAGTCTGAGAAGGACTCCTGGAAGCCGAGATATTCCGGATACTCGGTGCCCGGGCGCGGTACCCCGAGGATGCTGAAGATGATCGCGTGCCCCACCTCATGGGCGATGACATCGAAATCCAGGCTGAAGGGAAGGATGCGCCCATCCTTCTCGAACTGGCTGCCGACTTCAAGGAAGCCGTAGCCGTACTGGGCATTGTCCCACTGTGGGAAAATGGAGATTTCCAACCGGTCATAGTGATCGCGAAAATGCCACGTAAGCGGCTGGCCGAGATAGCGCTCCCACACATCGAGTGTGAACCGTACGCAGCCGAAGACATGCGCGGCTTCGAAACCGGGCATCGAAGGTCGGAGATAGTCAAAATTGCCGCGCTCATCGGGATCGGCCGGCTCGAGGATTTTGCCGGTCCAAGGCGGAAGGGACATATAAGGCGTTCCGAGCGGGCCCCGGTTTACGCCATAGGGATAGATTTTGCCGACTGGTTCGACAACAAACATGCAATCGTCGGCCGGACCAGCGGTCAGGCTGCCCAACGGAGACGACACTTCGACAATCTCGGGACTTGATCGAGCATCTTCAAATGGAGGCTGCACAAAAAGTCTGAACCGGGTGCCCATTCGCTCCCCCCTCAAAAGACTTTCATGATTGCCAGTTTAAGTTGACATTCGGCGCTCGCGGCGGATTTATCAAGTAATGAAATAGTATTATTGGCTTATTCAGACAGTGAAACCAGTTTCAAATAGCGCGGGTGACTACGGATGGGATCGAGATCGGAATCATTCTTGAACCATAGCCGCATTTCGATGCCGACTTGCGGCATCCAGACTTCAAGCAAGTCTATCGCCCGATCGATCTCGCCAAGAAGTGCATAAGTGCAGGCGGCGTTGTACTGAATGTTTATATCGTCGGGATCCGTCGCCAGGGAGCGCGCCAACCATTCCAGCGCCGTGTCGCGAACACCAAGGAAGGCCAGCGCCGTCGCTCCCAGGCAGGCAACATTGGCATTCTCCGGATGGAGCCGCAGTTCCTCCTCCGCCCTTTTCAATGCGATCCTGGCATAGCTGCTGGCCTTATCTATTTGTCCGAGTGAACGTAAGACGTTCACAAGCATGATCGGTGCACCGTAGTCGGCAGGTTTGATTTCCATCGCCCGCTGAAAGTGCGTAGCCGCGAGTTCGAACTGACCTTCGGTGACGCAAAATTCGGCATAGTAGCGGTTCGCCTCGTGGCAATTGGCGTCGAGCGACAAAGCTTGCGCGAATGCGGAAACTGCCTCGGTGCGATTGCCGGCCACCGCCAATGCAAATCCCTTGGCCGCATAGGCCTCCGCCAGATTGGGATCGATAACGAGCGCCGTCGCCGTGTTTGCAAGAATATCCTCCACCGGAATTTCAGCTCCGAATTGAGACCGCAGGCGCGCATCGCAGACCGCGATGCCGGCATAGGCGCGGGCATAACCCGGATCCAGTTCGATGGCTCTGGCGAAGCTCTGCCTGGCCATCAAATGGTTGGAGCGTGAGGCAATATGGTAGTATTCGCGCCCCCGGAGGAAATGCGTGTAGGCCTCAACGCTCTCTGTCGGCGCCTGCTCGATTGCCC of the Rhizobium etli CFN 42 genome contains:
- the nac gene encoding nitrogen assimilation transcriptional regulator NAC, which translates into the protein MDIRRLKSFIVIVDSGSITRAADLLHIAQPALSQQLAALEEHFGHKLLIRSQQGVSMTDAGHAVYRHAQIILRQMEQAQADASAAGNSLAGRVSVGLVPFSSAATLSVDLLAETRKRHPGILLHLTESVGQTYSQMIMNGRLEMALLHGTGPIKGVRFEPILSEEFFLVAHRDFAIEADAKPVPVHALDGIPLLLPPAYNFVRRAVDTAFSRTRTNLKVVAEVEIVRTLARAVGSGLGATIMPKAIADRIVSESSEPLICRLVSPRIDETLSLCVSEQNPLSEPALAVRDILLELTARLKA
- a CDS encoding pyridoxal phosphate-dependent aminotransferase, with product MSVIADRLKNVSISASAAMTQRARELAAKGIKVVSLSSGEPDFPTPAHAIEAAHAAALTGDTKYPPMDGTPALKSAIIKKFKRDNNLDYDASQIVVSGGGKQVIFNSMLATCNPGDEVVIPTPSWVSYADIVKFAGGVPVAVPCHEQTGFKLRPEDLEAAITPRTKWLFLNFPNNPTGAACSRAEMAAIAEVMLRHPNVWIMTDDIYEHLVYDDFQFCTIAEVEPRLYDRVLTMNGVSKAYAMTGWRLGFCAGPKELISAVSNVNGQNGGGIATLTQAAATAALDGPQDLLKERAAIYKERRDFVLDKLSEVEGLRCHRPDGAFYIYPNISGLIGRTSKGGRKIETDIDFVMALVDEHRVATVQGAAYGMSPFFRISYATSMEKLSEGCARIAQFCKDMR
- a CDS encoding 5-oxoprolinase subunit PxpA — protein: MKIDLNSDMGEGFGPYRLCDDEAMMKIVSSANIACGFHGGDPETMGRMVRLAKQNGVGIGAHPGLPDRLGFGRREIPFQADELRQQMLYQLGALMAIAKVEQVTVSHISFHAAMGNMVNRDPVLADLMMDAIETVDPSLVVFVTSGSEIEQAAKRARLKTLALFLADRAYDAGGRLVARGLPGAVIKDEAAVRARVRKFLLDGSVETIDGGVIAMPARSILVHSDTPGALELAGIVRGEIEATGATLAPAAELAE
- a CDS encoding 5-oxoprolinase subunit C family protein, whose protein sequence is MIEILESGPFNTVQDLGRPGYRDIGVSASGAMDPLAVRIGNILVGNDENAAVIEVQTFPFSLRFESRTVFTVTGTDGNPHLNGSELIPWCAYVAEPGQVLELKQPPRLARAYISVGGGLDIPVVMGSRSTSLRGGFGGNAGRPLAKGDRIAVGEDLEIAMLPGLAVIEPAVALHEVFPAPVDGVLPIRALPAGEHGLFAGDGEAFWSQIWRISSRSDRTGYRLSGEPITPTATIEMRSHGVVPGVIQVPPGGEPIVQMSDANTAGGYPKIAGVIECDLWRLGQARIGARLKFVRSTHAEARAIEQAVTRYVEDVRLTSGMVKRALKAMA
- the pxpB gene encoding 5-oxoprolinase subunit PxpB codes for the protein MIATTNRPASRREIVPATRSRARVSSIGARSFLLEAPGDFNLIAQRRIWALSRTVRGWDDLAENIPGMTNLLVIFKETPEDPDAVVARLLEAWENAQSIDLNGKTIKVPVHYGGEHATDLPALCDLSGLSDHEVVRIHHEATYRVFALGSAPGFGYLHGLDPRIYMPRKTVPSLKMSKGCVTIGGMQTGVAMLTGPNGWNSIGFATLEMFDPTAPNPAMMAPGDTVRFLPARIEL
- a CDS encoding acetyl-CoA carboxylase biotin carboxyl carrier protein yields the protein MSAIDFSDPATVAFLTDALTAARVAGVEISRPDGQLRIVISREGGARISGQKRTPRASGSAPEVVKAPMAGHFCAEHPAAVTPQTLPRFVSDASVLGFIRVGHVLLPLRGGRSGVLTRLLVEPDDLVGFGDPLFEIELPS
- the accC gene encoding acetyl-CoA carboxylase biotin carboxylase subunit produces the protein MPETSQQSAVSGRRFDTVLIANRGEIAARIQRACRELGLKTVAICSEADRQAPYGKTADRFLCIGPSSATKSYLNQDAILLAARLTGADAIHPGYGFLSENAIFADTVEKAGLVFIGPTASSIATMGDKIAAKRAMMAAGVPCVPGPDTALPDDPASVERLALEIGYPVIIKASGGGGGRGMRVVPKADQLHEAIALTREEARKAFGSPSLYMEKFLQHPRHIEIQVLCDDYGNAVWLGHRDCSMQRRHQKVVEEAPAPGIAPDIIRPVGMACVEACRQIGYRGVGTFEFLYENGAFYFIEMNTRLQVEHPVTEMTSGLDIVQAQIKAAQGEVLNLIQSEVICEGHSFECRINAEDPDTFLPSAGVVTHLALPQGPGIRVDTHIHPGYKVSPYYDSLIAKLIVHAPTRPKAMARMCEALAGTEIEGIATNIPFLRALFEDHAFARGETDIHYLEQWLKLRRTAA
- a CDS encoding acetyl-CoA carboxylase biotin carboxyl carrier protein — its product is MDLSKIKTLIDFVGRSNITELTVTEKDVTVRIFRTAAGQEAVAEPEQKPRPIASAPSGVEQTSHAVTAPVFGVLHKAPAPGEPPFVAIGDVVEEGQTLFIIEAMKVFNTITAPRAGRIMRLTEKDGGEVDTGDLLAEIV
- a CDS encoding gluzincin family metallopeptidase, with amino-acid sequence MGTRFRLFVQPPFEDARSSPEIVEVSSPLGSLTAGPADDCMFVVEPVGKIYPYGVNRGPLGTPYMSLPPWTGKILEPADPDERGNFDYLRPSMPGFEAAHVFGCVRFTLDVWERYLGQPLTWHFRDHYDRLEISIFPQWDNAQYGYGFLEVGSQFEKDGRILPFSLDFDVIAHEVGHAIIFSILGVPRPGTEYPEYLGFQESFSDCVSLIAAMHFPSVIENVLEETCGNLYRANRLARFSEFSPHRQIRSANNKRTMAEFARGWKDEHELSQPLTGAIFDILVDIFHESLVARGLISRNVEDLSDIAEFDPAAEAPVQLAFDRAFARNPDGFVEALLDARDIAGTYLAETLWALAPDFLDYGDVAETMLAVDRKESSGQFAGIISRNFGRRAIGELHAGAHLKGGEHHSHFHSARILLPRDHLKLPKMSYREKVLLSRSGIGQ